One genomic window of Mus pahari chromosome 23, PAHARI_EIJ_v1.1, whole genome shotgun sequence includes the following:
- the LOC110312983 gene encoding eukaryotic translation initiation factor 1, which yields MSAIQNLHSFDPFADASKGDDLLPAGTEDYIHIRIQQRNGRKTLTTVQGIADDYDKKKLVKAFKKKFACNGTVIEHPEYGEVIQLQGDQRKNICQFLVEIALAKDDQLKVHGF from the coding sequence ATGTCCGCTATCCAGAACCTCCACTCTTTCGACCCTTTTGCTGATGCAAGTAAGGGTGATGACCTGCTTCCTGCTGGCACCGAGGATTATATCCATATAAGAATTCAACAGAGAAACGGCAGGAAGACCCTTACAACTGTCCAAGGGATCGCTGATGATTACGATAAAAAGAAACTAGTGAAGGCGTTTAAGAAGAAATTTGCCTGCAATGGTACTGTAATTGAGCATCCAGAATATGGAGAAGTAATTCAGCTACAGGGTGACCAGCGCAAGAACATATGCCAGTTCCTGGTAGAGATTGCACTGGCTAAGGACGATCAGCTGAAGGTTCATGGGTTTTAA
- the LOC110313169 gene encoding mucin-3B-like, which translates to MPSASTAPSTLKTLQSALTSTNAVVTPFVTLVSSTPTVIMSASPSLPDTRPALRTTTTPPSPFSLSPSTEATVSAVATSVPPSSTTRTSPTTSPLTTAHTASTPFSYISLPSTTPCPETITVTIVPSSPLTPCIDISPSTGATPAPVTPFSVIPSTTNMVTSSMTPETQPSDTVTEAPSSTDSRTRVTDAVFRSTLMSTRDDRLSATSITAPNTPGSVSVPSTLKPSNSFQTTATSSKATQPILPATKTPETSLATTKSPTTLTSPRSRSTSASPLMTTPASLRTTPGVCDNGGTWEQGQCICPPGFSGDHCQDVDNRCQNGGSWDGIRCVCPSTFSGSFCEFPVEQLDIDTVETEVGMEVSVEQEFSPALEDNTSKAYKDFSSAFQRQMQKVYRAVQGFQGVEILSLRRGSIVVDYRVLLRLSFSPQLKSDFEKVKTMLKEELQSASQDDDSCQDNQTLCFKSDSIKVNNRTEKDLSPEAICHRTAPKGFEEHYFPLVELSRLRCVTNCTPGVSGTIDCNQGQCFLQKSGPTCRCFSTDTYWVSGPRCEVAVDWRVLVGGLVGVATMLLLLLVALSVWVARSRGRDKDRQPSGRSWTQDRKWFEIWDEDISGTFSNTGSQDAPAAANENFHVALEKVDTSMTVHIQRPEVASSSSSPPPSSSPS; encoded by the exons ATGCCCAGTGCCAGCACCGCTCCATCTACTCTTAAAACTCTCCAGTCCGCCCTGACTTCTACAAATGCAGTGGTGACTCCTTTTGTTACTTTGGTCTCTTCAACACCCACAGTAATAATGTCTGCTTCTCCGTCTCTCCCTGATACGAGACCCGCGCTAAGGACGACCACTACACcgccttctcccttctccctgagccCCAGTACAGAAGCTACGGTCTCTGCTGTAGCGACATCCGTTCCTCCTTCTTCAACCACCAGAACGTCCCCAACCACCTCACCGCTGACCACAGCTCATACCGCATCAACTCCTTTCTCTTATATCTCTCTTCCTTCTACGACACCTTGTCCAGAAACCATCACCGTCACCATAGTCCCCAGCTCACCCCTGACCCCGTGTATTGACATCAGTCCCAGTACTGGCGCGACACCTGCTCCCGTCACCCCATTCTCTGTCATTCCCTCTACCACCAACATGGTTACCTCGTCCATGACACCAGAAACGCAGCCCTCGGACACCGTCACTGAGGCTCCTAGCTCAACAGACAGTAGGACAAGAGTGACAGACGCGGTCTTCAGGAGCACCCTAATGTCCACCAGGGACGATCGGTTGAGTGCCACCTCTATCACCGCCCCAAATACTCCTGGCTCTGTCAGTGTCCCCTCAACCCTGAAACCAAGCAACAGTTTTCAAACTACCGCAACTTCAAGCAAGGCGACACAGCCTATTCTGCCGGCCACAAAGACACCAGAGACGTCGCTGGCCACCACGAAGTCTCCCACCACCCTCACGTCACCACGATCGAGATCAACTTCAGCCTCTCCTCTGATGACCACACCAGCGAGCTTGAGGACCACCCCAG GTGTTTGCGACAATGGTGGCACCTGGGAGCAGGGCCAGTGCATTTGTcctcctggtttctctggagacCACTGTCAAGATGTGGATAACAGATGCCAGAATGGGGGTTCATGGGACGGCATCAGGTGTGTCTGCCCCAGTACCTTCTCTGGGTCCTTCTGTGAGTTTCCAGTGGAGCAGCTAGACATAG ACACAGTGGAGACTGAAGTGGGCATGGAGGTGTCTGTGGAGCAGGaattctctccagcccttgaggaCAACACTTCCAAGGCCTACAAAGACTTCAGCAGTGCCTTCCAGCGTCAG ATGCAGAAGGTTTACCGGGCTGTTCAAGGCTTCCAGGGTGTGGAAATCCTGTCCTTGAG GAGGGGCAGCATTGTGGTAGACTACCGGGTCCTGCTGAGGCTGTCCTTCAGCCCCCAGCTGAAGAGCGACTTTGAGAAGGTGAAGACGATGCTGAAGGAGGAGCTGCAGAGCGCCAGTCAAGATGATGACAGCTGTCAGGACAACCAGA CTCTGTGTTTCAAGTCTGACTCCATCAAGGTGAACAATCGAACTGAGAAAGACCTGAGCCCAGAAG CCATCTGTCACCGAACTGCTCCCAAGGGCTTTGAGGAACACTACTTTCCTTTGGTGGAGCTGAGCAGGCTCCGCTGTGTCACCAATTGCACACCTGGCGTGAGTGGCACCATCGACTGCAACCAGGGACAGTGTTTTCTCCAGAAGAGCGGTCCAACCTGTCG CTGCTTTTCCACAGACACATACTGGGTCTCGGGCCCACGCTGTGAGGTGGCCGTTGACTGGAGGGTGTTGGTTGGAGGCCTGGTGGGGGTCGCCACtatgctgctgctgttattggtGGCCTTAAGCGTCTGGGTGGCACGCTCCCGGGGAAGAGACAAGGACCGCCAGCCCTCAGGCCG GTCCTGGACCCAGGACAGGAAATGGTTTGAGATCTGGGATGAAGACATCTCGGGGACGTTTTCTAACACGGGCTCCCAGGATGCCCCGGCAG CCGCTAATGAAAACTTCCATGTTGCCCTGGAGAAGGTGGATACCAGCATGACG GTTCACATCCAAAGACCTGAGGTagcctcatcatcatcatcaccaccaccatcatcatcaccgtcCTGA